Proteins from one Ahaetulla prasina isolate Xishuangbanna chromosome 2, ASM2864084v1, whole genome shotgun sequence genomic window:
- the MFHAS1 gene encoding malignant fibrous histiocytoma-amplified sequence 1 isoform X3 — MAEMERPEEAARLWRDAALRARKLQSNLQQLELELGSRGESGPEAPPKLKSSQQQQQQQPPPPPSPLEALNLSGRGLDELPEGLCAAVGSSLSVLSLRRNRLAHLPSAAALRHLGRLAELDLSHNRLRCLRDDGQALALLRGLRKLNLSHNQLGAEGTLPSGLGELRQLEELDLSFNRLSHLPAEALAHLRQLRTLDVDHNQLSAFPQALLELDALEELDCSGNRLLQSLPEGITSLRHLKILWLSGTGLAALPEGLCQLGTLESLMLDGNRLSVLPAGFGSLQRLKMLNLSSNLLADFPAAVLALPGLEELYLSRNQLTLLPAGLCQLCQLRTLWLDNNRIRYLPDSIVKLHQLEELVLQGNQIAILPEGFGQLSRVSLWKIKDNPLIQPPYEVCMKGIPYIAAYQKELAHSQPALKPRLKLVLMGLKNAGKTLLRKCLMEEEEEEQAESSFGSANKNFERTQSRGCFIQPLRDLPQPLSPKAQPNHCPIVEQPEASPLSVSPLKCSYLGYNSTEKRDVFSQSPKVIGQTQAGGSAAEQQDDIPLSPSIKIHRETCLGNYSLRPPGSHVIGLPGSSKGIEVADWTADVERSLTFIVYELAGDPSYDVIQPFFLSPGALYVLVVNLSTYMPQCFYPSVGHFLHWLGAKVPHAVVCMVGTHADLCPEREVEEKCLDIHRQIAWQEKCDYEGLQILARQVDEALGQDFDLRCSSPHVAFYGVSDKNLRRKKAQFQYLLNHRPQILSPVLPISCWDCVQVRRLREKLLSVAEHRDIFPNLHRVLPRSWQVLEELHFQPQAQQLWLSWWDSARLGLQAGLTEDRLQSALSYLHESGKLLYFEEHQTLREYVFHNLPRLIDILNVFCQHDASVLLQKLLSGTHMDEMKATQLHHYVEGFLLHGLLPAHVIHLLLKPHIQSREDLQLLLELLEKMGLCYGVNKPKSKPLNGATAWYKFPCYVKNEMPHAEAWINGTTLGGQSFGAEQLQIEYNFPFIFPPGLFARYSVQINSHVVQRSDGKYQIYAYRGKVPVVISYRPAKGTQQPDILSIASHASLPNIWTAWQAITPLVEELNVLLQEWPGLYYSVHVLCSKCLKRGSPHPHTFPENAWIPKLSGSINVDIFS, encoded by the exons ATGGCCGAGATGGAGCGTCCAGAGGAGGCGGCCCGGCTCTGGCGAGACGCCGCCCTGCGCGCCAGGAAGCTGCAGAGCAACCTCCAGCAATTGGAGCTAGAGCTGGGCTCCCGCGGGGAGAGCGGCCCGGAGGCACCGCCGAAGCTGAAATcctcgcagcagcagcagcaacaacaaccgccgccgccgccctcgcCGCTGGAGGCTTTGAACCTGAGCGGGCGCGGCCTGGATGAGTTGCCGGAGGGCTTGTGCGCTGCCGTGGGCAGCAGCCTGAGCGTCCTCTCGTTGCGGAGGAACCGACTAGCTCATCTGCCCTCGGCCGCCGCCCTTCGGCACCTGGGCCGCTTGGCCGAACTCGACCTCAGCCACAACCGCTTGCGCTGCCTGCGCGACGACGGCCAGGCGCTGGCACTCCTGCGCGGGCTCCGTAAACTCAACCTCAGCCACAACCAGCTGGGAGCCGAAGGGACGCTGCCCAGCGGGTTGGGTGAGCTGCGACAGCTGGAGGAGCTGGATCTGAGTTTCAACCGCCTTAGCCACCTGCCCGCCGAGGCCCTGGCCCACCTGCGACAGCTCCGCACCCTGGACGTGGACCACAATCAGCTTTCTGCCTTCCCTCAAGCCCTGCTGGAGCTGGACGCTCTGGAAGAGCTGGATTGCTCTGGCAACCGACTCTTGCAATCTCTTCCGGAGGGCATCACATCTCTTCGGCACCTGAAAATCCTGTGGCTCAGTGGCACTGGTTTGGCGGCCTTGCCCGAGGGTTTGTGCCAACTGGGTACCCTGGAGAGTCTCATGCTGGATGGGAACCGCCTGAGTGTCCTGCCTGCTGGTTTTGGCAGCCTGCAGCGTCTCAAAATGCTGAACCTCTCGTCCAACTTGCTGGCTGATTTCCCGGCAGCTGTGCTGGCCCTTCCTGGCTTGGAGGAGCTCTACCTCAGTCGCAACCAGCTTACCCTGTTGCCCGCTGGACTTTGCCAGCTTTGCCAACTCCGCACGCTTTGGCTGGACAACAATCGCATCCGCTACCTGCCCGATTCCATAGTCAAGCTTCATCAGCTGGAGGAACTGGTACTTCAGGGAAATCAGATCGCCATCCTTCCAGAGGGGTTTGGCCAACTCAGTCGTGTGAGTCTCTGGAAAATCAAAGACAACCCCTTGATCCAGCCCCCCTATGAGGTCTGTATGAAGGGCATCCCTTACATAGCTGCCTACCAGAAGGAATTAGCTCACTCTCAGCCTGCCCTTAAGCCCCGTCTCAAACTAGTCCTCATGGGCCTGAAAAATGCAGGCAAAACTCTGCTTAGAAAGTGCCtcatggaggaagaggaggaggagcaggcagAGTCATCTTTCGGTTCAGCTAACAAGAATTTTGAAAGAACCCAAAGCAGGGGGTGCTTCATACAACCCCTGAGAGACCTGCCCCAACCTCTGTCTCCAAAAGCACAGCCAAACCATTGTCCCATTGTGGAACAGCCCGAGGCTTCCCCTTTGTCTGTCTCACCTCTGAAATGTTCCTATTTAGGATATAACTCCACTGAGAAGAGGGATGTGTTCAGTCAATCCCCCAAAGTTATTGGTCAGACCCAGGCAGGAGGCTCTGCTGCTGAGCAGCAGGATGATATCCCATTGTCcccatcaattaaaatacatagggAAACCTGCTTGGGGAATTATTCCCTGAGGCCTCCAGGCTCACATGTAATAGGGTTGCCAGGCAGCAGCAAAGGTATTGAAGTGGCAGACTGGACAGCAGATGTGGAGAGAAGTCTAACCTTTATTGTATATGAGCTGGCAGGAGACCCAAGTTACGATGTGATCCagcccttcttcctctctcctggaGCCCTCTATGTGTTGGTAGTAAATCTGAGCACTTACATGCCACAGTGTTTTTATCCTTCTGTGGGACACTTTCTTCACTGGCTGGGGGCAAAGGTGCCTCATGCTGTGGTATGTATGGTGGGCACACATGCAGACCTGTGTCCTGAACGGGAGGTAGAGGAGAAATGTTTAGACATCCACCGCCAGATTGCCTGGCAGGAGAAATGTGACTATGAAGGCCTCCAGATTTTGGCCCGGCAGGTGGATGAAGCTCTGGGGCAGGATTTTGATTTGCGCTGCTCTAGCCCCCATGTTGCTTTCTATGGGGTATCGGACAAGAATCTACGGCGCAAGAAAGCTCAGTTCCAATATCTGCTTAACCACCGTCCACAAATCCTCTCTCCAGTTTTACCTATAAGCTGCTGGGATTGTGTTCAGGTCCGCCGATTGCGAGAGAAGCTCCTTTCCGTGGCAGAGCACAGAGACATCTTTCCAAATTTGCACCGGGTTCTGCCAAGATCCTGGCAGGTGCTGGAGGAGCTGCACTTCCAACCCCAAGCTCAACAGCTATGGCTAAGCTGGTGGGACTCCGCTCGACTTGGCCTGCAGGCAGGGCTGACTGAGGATCGTCTCCAAAGTGCACTTTCCTACTTGCATGAGAGTGGCAAACTGCTATATTTTGAGGAGCACCAGACCCTGCGAGAATATGTTTTCCACAATCTGCCCAGGCTCATCGACATTCTCAATGTCTTCTGCCAGCATGATGCCTCAGTATTGCTCCAGAAACTGCTCAGTGGCACCCATATGGATGAGATGAAGGCCACACAGCTCCACCACTATGTGGAAGGATTTCTGCTTCATGGCCTTCTCCCTGCCCATGTTATTCATCTGCTTCTCAAGCCCCACATCCAAAGCAGAGAGGACTTGCAGCTTCTGCTGGAATTGTTAGAAAAAATGGGACTCTGTTACGGGGTTAACAAGCCCAAATCAAAACCCTTGAATGGAGCTACAGCATGGTACAAGTTCCCCTGCTATGTGAAGAACGAGATGCCTCATGCAGAGGCATGGATCAATGGTACTACCCTGGGTGGGCAGTCTTTTGGGGCAGAACAGCTGCAGATTGAGTACAACTTTCCCTTTATTTTCCCCCCTGGATTGTTTGCTCGCTACAGTGTGCAGATTAACAGCCATGTGGTTCAGCGGTCAGATGGAAAGTATCAGATCTATGCGTACAGAGGGAAAGTGCCGGTAGTTATAAGTTACAGGCCTGCCAAAGGCACCCAACAACCAGATATTCTGTCTATTGCTAGCCATGCATCTCTACCAAATATATGGACAGCTTGGCAAGCCATAACCCCATTGGTGGAAGAACTAAATGTACTGCTTCAAGAATGGCCAGGCTTATACTATAGTGTGCATGTCCTCTGTTCCAAGTGCCTTAAAAGAGGGTCACCCCACCCACATACCTTTCCAG AAAATGCCTGGATACCAAAACTATCTGGCTCTATAAATGTGGATATTTTTTCATGA
- the MFHAS1 gene encoding malignant fibrous histiocytoma-amplified sequence 1 isoform X1, which translates to MAEMERPEEAARLWRDAALRARKLQSNLQQLELELGSRGESGPEAPPKLKSSQQQQQQQPPPPPSPLEALNLSGRGLDELPEGLCAAVGSSLSVLSLRRNRLAHLPSAAALRHLGRLAELDLSHNRLRCLRDDGQALALLRGLRKLNLSHNQLGAEGTLPSGLGELRQLEELDLSFNRLSHLPAEALAHLRQLRTLDVDHNQLSAFPQALLELDALEELDCSGNRLLQSLPEGITSLRHLKILWLSGTGLAALPEGLCQLGTLESLMLDGNRLSVLPAGFGSLQRLKMLNLSSNLLADFPAAVLALPGLEELYLSRNQLTLLPAGLCQLCQLRTLWLDNNRIRYLPDSIVKLHQLEELVLQGNQIAILPEGFGQLSRVSLWKIKDNPLIQPPYEVCMKGIPYIAAYQKELAHSQPALKPRLKLVLMGLKNAGKTLLRKCLMEEEEEEQAESSFGSANKNFERTQSRGCFIQPLRDLPQPLSPKAQPNHCPIVEQPEASPLSVSPLKCSYLGYNSTEKRDVFSQSPKVIGQTQAGGSAAEQQDDIPLSPSIKIHRETCLGNYSLRPPGSHVIGLPGSSKGIEVADWTADVERSLTFIVYELAGDPSYDVIQPFFLSPGALYVLVVNLSTYMPQCFYPSVGHFLHWLGAKVPHAVVCMVGTHADLCPEREVEEKCLDIHRQIAWQEKCDYEGLQILARQVDEALGQDFDLRCSSPHVAFYGVSDKNLRRKKAQFQYLLNHRPQILSPVLPISCWDCVQVRRLREKLLSVAEHRDIFPNLHRVLPRSWQVLEELHFQPQAQQLWLSWWDSARLGLQAGLTEDRLQSALSYLHESGKLLYFEEHQTLREYVFHNLPRLIDILNVFCQHDASVLLQKLLSGTHMDEMKATQLHHYVEGFLLHGLLPAHVIHLLLKPHIQSREDLQLLLELLEKMGLCYGVNKPKSKPLNGATAWYKFPCYVKNEMPHAEAWINGTTLGGQSFGAEQLQIEYNFPFIFPPGLFARYSVQINSHVVQRSDGKYQIYAYRGKVPVVISYRPAKGTQQPDILSIASHASLPNIWTAWQAITPLVEELNVLLQEWPGLYYSVHVLCSKCLKRGSPHPHTFPGELLSQPRPEGVTEIICPKNGNERVNVALVYPPTPTVISPCSK; encoded by the coding sequence ATGGCCGAGATGGAGCGTCCAGAGGAGGCGGCCCGGCTCTGGCGAGACGCCGCCCTGCGCGCCAGGAAGCTGCAGAGCAACCTCCAGCAATTGGAGCTAGAGCTGGGCTCCCGCGGGGAGAGCGGCCCGGAGGCACCGCCGAAGCTGAAATcctcgcagcagcagcagcaacaacaaccgccgccgccgccctcgcCGCTGGAGGCTTTGAACCTGAGCGGGCGCGGCCTGGATGAGTTGCCGGAGGGCTTGTGCGCTGCCGTGGGCAGCAGCCTGAGCGTCCTCTCGTTGCGGAGGAACCGACTAGCTCATCTGCCCTCGGCCGCCGCCCTTCGGCACCTGGGCCGCTTGGCCGAACTCGACCTCAGCCACAACCGCTTGCGCTGCCTGCGCGACGACGGCCAGGCGCTGGCACTCCTGCGCGGGCTCCGTAAACTCAACCTCAGCCACAACCAGCTGGGAGCCGAAGGGACGCTGCCCAGCGGGTTGGGTGAGCTGCGACAGCTGGAGGAGCTGGATCTGAGTTTCAACCGCCTTAGCCACCTGCCCGCCGAGGCCCTGGCCCACCTGCGACAGCTCCGCACCCTGGACGTGGACCACAATCAGCTTTCTGCCTTCCCTCAAGCCCTGCTGGAGCTGGACGCTCTGGAAGAGCTGGATTGCTCTGGCAACCGACTCTTGCAATCTCTTCCGGAGGGCATCACATCTCTTCGGCACCTGAAAATCCTGTGGCTCAGTGGCACTGGTTTGGCGGCCTTGCCCGAGGGTTTGTGCCAACTGGGTACCCTGGAGAGTCTCATGCTGGATGGGAACCGCCTGAGTGTCCTGCCTGCTGGTTTTGGCAGCCTGCAGCGTCTCAAAATGCTGAACCTCTCGTCCAACTTGCTGGCTGATTTCCCGGCAGCTGTGCTGGCCCTTCCTGGCTTGGAGGAGCTCTACCTCAGTCGCAACCAGCTTACCCTGTTGCCCGCTGGACTTTGCCAGCTTTGCCAACTCCGCACGCTTTGGCTGGACAACAATCGCATCCGCTACCTGCCCGATTCCATAGTCAAGCTTCATCAGCTGGAGGAACTGGTACTTCAGGGAAATCAGATCGCCATCCTTCCAGAGGGGTTTGGCCAACTCAGTCGTGTGAGTCTCTGGAAAATCAAAGACAACCCCTTGATCCAGCCCCCCTATGAGGTCTGTATGAAGGGCATCCCTTACATAGCTGCCTACCAGAAGGAATTAGCTCACTCTCAGCCTGCCCTTAAGCCCCGTCTCAAACTAGTCCTCATGGGCCTGAAAAATGCAGGCAAAACTCTGCTTAGAAAGTGCCtcatggaggaagaggaggaggagcaggcagAGTCATCTTTCGGTTCAGCTAACAAGAATTTTGAAAGAACCCAAAGCAGGGGGTGCTTCATACAACCCCTGAGAGACCTGCCCCAACCTCTGTCTCCAAAAGCACAGCCAAACCATTGTCCCATTGTGGAACAGCCCGAGGCTTCCCCTTTGTCTGTCTCACCTCTGAAATGTTCCTATTTAGGATATAACTCCACTGAGAAGAGGGATGTGTTCAGTCAATCCCCCAAAGTTATTGGTCAGACCCAGGCAGGAGGCTCTGCTGCTGAGCAGCAGGATGATATCCCATTGTCcccatcaattaaaatacatagggAAACCTGCTTGGGGAATTATTCCCTGAGGCCTCCAGGCTCACATGTAATAGGGTTGCCAGGCAGCAGCAAAGGTATTGAAGTGGCAGACTGGACAGCAGATGTGGAGAGAAGTCTAACCTTTATTGTATATGAGCTGGCAGGAGACCCAAGTTACGATGTGATCCagcccttcttcctctctcctggaGCCCTCTATGTGTTGGTAGTAAATCTGAGCACTTACATGCCACAGTGTTTTTATCCTTCTGTGGGACACTTTCTTCACTGGCTGGGGGCAAAGGTGCCTCATGCTGTGGTATGTATGGTGGGCACACATGCAGACCTGTGTCCTGAACGGGAGGTAGAGGAGAAATGTTTAGACATCCACCGCCAGATTGCCTGGCAGGAGAAATGTGACTATGAAGGCCTCCAGATTTTGGCCCGGCAGGTGGATGAAGCTCTGGGGCAGGATTTTGATTTGCGCTGCTCTAGCCCCCATGTTGCTTTCTATGGGGTATCGGACAAGAATCTACGGCGCAAGAAAGCTCAGTTCCAATATCTGCTTAACCACCGTCCACAAATCCTCTCTCCAGTTTTACCTATAAGCTGCTGGGATTGTGTTCAGGTCCGCCGATTGCGAGAGAAGCTCCTTTCCGTGGCAGAGCACAGAGACATCTTTCCAAATTTGCACCGGGTTCTGCCAAGATCCTGGCAGGTGCTGGAGGAGCTGCACTTCCAACCCCAAGCTCAACAGCTATGGCTAAGCTGGTGGGACTCCGCTCGACTTGGCCTGCAGGCAGGGCTGACTGAGGATCGTCTCCAAAGTGCACTTTCCTACTTGCATGAGAGTGGCAAACTGCTATATTTTGAGGAGCACCAGACCCTGCGAGAATATGTTTTCCACAATCTGCCCAGGCTCATCGACATTCTCAATGTCTTCTGCCAGCATGATGCCTCAGTATTGCTCCAGAAACTGCTCAGTGGCACCCATATGGATGAGATGAAGGCCACACAGCTCCACCACTATGTGGAAGGATTTCTGCTTCATGGCCTTCTCCCTGCCCATGTTATTCATCTGCTTCTCAAGCCCCACATCCAAAGCAGAGAGGACTTGCAGCTTCTGCTGGAATTGTTAGAAAAAATGGGACTCTGTTACGGGGTTAACAAGCCCAAATCAAAACCCTTGAATGGAGCTACAGCATGGTACAAGTTCCCCTGCTATGTGAAGAACGAGATGCCTCATGCAGAGGCATGGATCAATGGTACTACCCTGGGTGGGCAGTCTTTTGGGGCAGAACAGCTGCAGATTGAGTACAACTTTCCCTTTATTTTCCCCCCTGGATTGTTTGCTCGCTACAGTGTGCAGATTAACAGCCATGTGGTTCAGCGGTCAGATGGAAAGTATCAGATCTATGCGTACAGAGGGAAAGTGCCGGTAGTTATAAGTTACAGGCCTGCCAAAGGCACCCAACAACCAGATATTCTGTCTATTGCTAGCCATGCATCTCTACCAAATATATGGACAGCTTGGCAAGCCATAACCCCATTGGTGGAAGAACTAAATGTACTGCTTCAAGAATGGCCAGGCTTATACTATAGTGTGCATGTCCTCTGTTCCAAGTGCCTTAAAAGAGGGTCACCCCACCCACATACCTTTCCAG
- the MFHAS1 gene encoding malignant fibrous histiocytoma-amplified sequence 1 isoform X2, translating to MAEMERPEEAARLWRDAALRARKLQSNLQQLELELGSRGESGPEAPPKLKSSQQQQQQQPPPPPSPLEALNLSGRGLDELPEGLCAAVGSSLSVLSLRRNRLAHLPSAAALRHLGRLAELDLSHNRLRCLRDDGQALALLRGLRKLNLSHNQLGAEGTLPSGLGELRQLEELDLSFNRLSHLPAEALAHLRQLRTLDVDHNQLSAFPQALLELDALEELDCSGNRLLQSLPEGITSLRHLKILWLSGTGLAALPEGLCQLGTLESLMLDGNRLSVLPAGFGSLQRLKMLNLSSNLLADFPAAVLALPGLEELYLSRNQLTLLPAGLCQLCQLRTLWLDNNRIRYLPDSIVKLHQLEELVLQGNQIAILPEGFGQLSRVSLWKIKDNPLIQPPYEVCMKGIPYIAAYQKELAHSQPALKPRLKLVLMGLKNAGKTLLRKCLMEEEEEEQAESSFGSANKNFERTQSRGCFIQPLRDLPQPLSPKAQPNHCPIVEQPEASPLSVSPLKCSYLGYNSTEKRDVFSQSPKVIGQTQAGGSAAEQQDDIPLSPSIKIHRETCLGNYSLRPPGSHVIGLPGSSKGIEVADWTADVERSLTFIVYELAGDPSYDVIQPFFLSPGALYVLVVNLSTYMPQCFYPSVGHFLHWLGAKVPHAVVCMVGTHADLCPEREVEEKCLDIHRQIAWQEKCDYEGLQILARQVDEALGQDFDLRCSSPHVAFYGVSDKNLRRKKAQFQYLLNHRPQILSPVLPISCWDCVQVRRLREKLLSVAEHRDIFPNLHRVLPRSWQVLEELHFQPQAQQLWLSWWDSARLGLQAGLTEDRLQSALSYLHESGKLLYFEEHQTLREYVFHNLPRLIDILNVFCQHDASVLLQKLLSGTHMDEMKATQLHHYVEGFLLHGLLPAHVIHLLLKPHIQSREDLQLLLELLEKMGLCYGVNKPKSKPLNGATAWYKFPCYVKNEMPHAEAWINGTTLGGQSFGAEQLQIEYNFPFIFPPGLFARYSVQINSHVVQRSDGKYQIYAYRGKVPVVISYRPAKGTQQPDILSIASHASLPNIWTAWQAITPLVEELNVLLQEWPGLYYSVHVLCSKCLKRGSPHPHTFPEMPISSGAQGHIGFGVDTSIRWFPKGGKKLYMPFKVFILPL from the coding sequence ATGGCCGAGATGGAGCGTCCAGAGGAGGCGGCCCGGCTCTGGCGAGACGCCGCCCTGCGCGCCAGGAAGCTGCAGAGCAACCTCCAGCAATTGGAGCTAGAGCTGGGCTCCCGCGGGGAGAGCGGCCCGGAGGCACCGCCGAAGCTGAAATcctcgcagcagcagcagcaacaacaaccgccgccgccgccctcgcCGCTGGAGGCTTTGAACCTGAGCGGGCGCGGCCTGGATGAGTTGCCGGAGGGCTTGTGCGCTGCCGTGGGCAGCAGCCTGAGCGTCCTCTCGTTGCGGAGGAACCGACTAGCTCATCTGCCCTCGGCCGCCGCCCTTCGGCACCTGGGCCGCTTGGCCGAACTCGACCTCAGCCACAACCGCTTGCGCTGCCTGCGCGACGACGGCCAGGCGCTGGCACTCCTGCGCGGGCTCCGTAAACTCAACCTCAGCCACAACCAGCTGGGAGCCGAAGGGACGCTGCCCAGCGGGTTGGGTGAGCTGCGACAGCTGGAGGAGCTGGATCTGAGTTTCAACCGCCTTAGCCACCTGCCCGCCGAGGCCCTGGCCCACCTGCGACAGCTCCGCACCCTGGACGTGGACCACAATCAGCTTTCTGCCTTCCCTCAAGCCCTGCTGGAGCTGGACGCTCTGGAAGAGCTGGATTGCTCTGGCAACCGACTCTTGCAATCTCTTCCGGAGGGCATCACATCTCTTCGGCACCTGAAAATCCTGTGGCTCAGTGGCACTGGTTTGGCGGCCTTGCCCGAGGGTTTGTGCCAACTGGGTACCCTGGAGAGTCTCATGCTGGATGGGAACCGCCTGAGTGTCCTGCCTGCTGGTTTTGGCAGCCTGCAGCGTCTCAAAATGCTGAACCTCTCGTCCAACTTGCTGGCTGATTTCCCGGCAGCTGTGCTGGCCCTTCCTGGCTTGGAGGAGCTCTACCTCAGTCGCAACCAGCTTACCCTGTTGCCCGCTGGACTTTGCCAGCTTTGCCAACTCCGCACGCTTTGGCTGGACAACAATCGCATCCGCTACCTGCCCGATTCCATAGTCAAGCTTCATCAGCTGGAGGAACTGGTACTTCAGGGAAATCAGATCGCCATCCTTCCAGAGGGGTTTGGCCAACTCAGTCGTGTGAGTCTCTGGAAAATCAAAGACAACCCCTTGATCCAGCCCCCCTATGAGGTCTGTATGAAGGGCATCCCTTACATAGCTGCCTACCAGAAGGAATTAGCTCACTCTCAGCCTGCCCTTAAGCCCCGTCTCAAACTAGTCCTCATGGGCCTGAAAAATGCAGGCAAAACTCTGCTTAGAAAGTGCCtcatggaggaagaggaggaggagcaggcagAGTCATCTTTCGGTTCAGCTAACAAGAATTTTGAAAGAACCCAAAGCAGGGGGTGCTTCATACAACCCCTGAGAGACCTGCCCCAACCTCTGTCTCCAAAAGCACAGCCAAACCATTGTCCCATTGTGGAACAGCCCGAGGCTTCCCCTTTGTCTGTCTCACCTCTGAAATGTTCCTATTTAGGATATAACTCCACTGAGAAGAGGGATGTGTTCAGTCAATCCCCCAAAGTTATTGGTCAGACCCAGGCAGGAGGCTCTGCTGCTGAGCAGCAGGATGATATCCCATTGTCcccatcaattaaaatacatagggAAACCTGCTTGGGGAATTATTCCCTGAGGCCTCCAGGCTCACATGTAATAGGGTTGCCAGGCAGCAGCAAAGGTATTGAAGTGGCAGACTGGACAGCAGATGTGGAGAGAAGTCTAACCTTTATTGTATATGAGCTGGCAGGAGACCCAAGTTACGATGTGATCCagcccttcttcctctctcctggaGCCCTCTATGTGTTGGTAGTAAATCTGAGCACTTACATGCCACAGTGTTTTTATCCTTCTGTGGGACACTTTCTTCACTGGCTGGGGGCAAAGGTGCCTCATGCTGTGGTATGTATGGTGGGCACACATGCAGACCTGTGTCCTGAACGGGAGGTAGAGGAGAAATGTTTAGACATCCACCGCCAGATTGCCTGGCAGGAGAAATGTGACTATGAAGGCCTCCAGATTTTGGCCCGGCAGGTGGATGAAGCTCTGGGGCAGGATTTTGATTTGCGCTGCTCTAGCCCCCATGTTGCTTTCTATGGGGTATCGGACAAGAATCTACGGCGCAAGAAAGCTCAGTTCCAATATCTGCTTAACCACCGTCCACAAATCCTCTCTCCAGTTTTACCTATAAGCTGCTGGGATTGTGTTCAGGTCCGCCGATTGCGAGAGAAGCTCCTTTCCGTGGCAGAGCACAGAGACATCTTTCCAAATTTGCACCGGGTTCTGCCAAGATCCTGGCAGGTGCTGGAGGAGCTGCACTTCCAACCCCAAGCTCAACAGCTATGGCTAAGCTGGTGGGACTCCGCTCGACTTGGCCTGCAGGCAGGGCTGACTGAGGATCGTCTCCAAAGTGCACTTTCCTACTTGCATGAGAGTGGCAAACTGCTATATTTTGAGGAGCACCAGACCCTGCGAGAATATGTTTTCCACAATCTGCCCAGGCTCATCGACATTCTCAATGTCTTCTGCCAGCATGATGCCTCAGTATTGCTCCAGAAACTGCTCAGTGGCACCCATATGGATGAGATGAAGGCCACACAGCTCCACCACTATGTGGAAGGATTTCTGCTTCATGGCCTTCTCCCTGCCCATGTTATTCATCTGCTTCTCAAGCCCCACATCCAAAGCAGAGAGGACTTGCAGCTTCTGCTGGAATTGTTAGAAAAAATGGGACTCTGTTACGGGGTTAACAAGCCCAAATCAAAACCCTTGAATGGAGCTACAGCATGGTACAAGTTCCCCTGCTATGTGAAGAACGAGATGCCTCATGCAGAGGCATGGATCAATGGTACTACCCTGGGTGGGCAGTCTTTTGGGGCAGAACAGCTGCAGATTGAGTACAACTTTCCCTTTATTTTCCCCCCTGGATTGTTTGCTCGCTACAGTGTGCAGATTAACAGCCATGTGGTTCAGCGGTCAGATGGAAAGTATCAGATCTATGCGTACAGAGGGAAAGTGCCGGTAGTTATAAGTTACAGGCCTGCCAAAGGCACCCAACAACCAGATATTCTGTCTATTGCTAGCCATGCATCTCTACCAAATATATGGACAGCTTGGCAAGCCATAACCCCATTGGTGGAAGAACTAAATGTACTGCTTCAAGAATGGCCAGGCTTATACTATAGTGTGCATGTCCTCTGTTCCAAGTGCCTTAAAAGAGGGTCACCCCACCCACATACCTTTCCAG